ATATATCATATATAGTTGACATTCTGGGGGGTGACCTGTAATATGTCATATATACAAGACAGAAAGGAACGGCTGATATGAATCATGTAAAGGAACATCGAAAACGGGAAAAGCTATCGCAGCTTGATTTGGCGAAGCAAATAGGTGTTGCGAGGCAGACGATTAACTTGATTGAAAATGATAAATATAATCCGTCGCTTGATTTATGTATCAGGCTCGCCAA
The sequence above is drawn from the Listeria weihenstephanensis genome and encodes:
- a CDS encoding helix-turn-helix transcriptional regulator; the protein is MNHVKEHRKREKLSQLDLAKQIGVARQTINLIENDKYNPSLDLCIRLAKALNTDLNTLFWLEEVSET